Within Acinetobacter sp. LoGeW2-3, the genomic segment GAAGAGCGACTAAAGCTCTGAGGAACATTAAGTTCCTAAAAAGTTAAGACTTAGTCTTCACGTAACAGATCGTTCAAGCTAGTTTTCGCACGAGTTTTTGCGTCAACTTTTTTCACGATCACAGCAGCATACAGGCTGTATTTACCGCATTTAGAAGGAAGGCTACCAGATACAACTACAGAGCCTGCAGGTACACGGCCGTAGTGGATTTCACCAGTTTCACGGTCATAAATCTTGGTAGACTGACCAATGAATACGCCCATAGAAATCACAGAACCTTCTTCTACGATCACGCCTTCTACGATTTCAGAACGTGCACCGATGAAGCAGTTGTCCTCAATGATGGTTGGGTTGGCTTGAAGTGGCTCAAGAACACCACCGATGCCTACACCACCTGACAGGTGAACGTTTTTACCAATTTGGGCACATGAACCTACAGTTGCCCATGTATCAACCATGGTGCCTTCGTCAACATAAGCACCGATGTTCACATAAGATGGCATCAATACTACGTTTTTCGCTTGGAAAGAACCTTTACGAGCTACAGCAGGTGGTACAACACGTACACCAGCAGCTTTAAACTGTTCTTCAGTCCAGTCGCCAAATTTAGTATCTACTTTGTCATAGAAGCGAAGATCACATGCTTCCATTGGTTTGTTGTCATTCAGTTTGAAAGATAACAATACAGCTTTCTTAATCCATTGATGAACAACCCATTCACCATCGATTTTTTCAGCTACACGTAGAGAGCCATTGTCCAGGCCAGCAATTACTTCCTCAACTGCTTGACGAACTTCAGCAGGACAATCCGCTGCTGTGAAATTCGCACGGTCTTCAAACGCTTGTTCAATGATTGTTGAAAGCTGAGACATGATCTTCCTTCCAGAAAAAAAATTTCCAAGATTTTACACTATATTGAGCAAAGATTAGATGGAAAACATAACTTATAGTGAAATTAATTCCTACGAATTATGGAGAAAAGTGATGTGTCAAGTTTCATTTAAAAATTAATGAATATTTTCATTTATATAGTGCATGATTTAGGCAATATTCAGAAAATTCTCATTAAAAGCATCTAATTAGGATAGGTGTGCAAAAAACCTCATGAAAATCATATAAAAGGCATCAAATGTATCAAAAGTTTACATAAACTCAGCAAAACTTGAATAAAGAGTGATCAGATTGTGAATTAAGATGCAGGCATAACGAAGAGTAAAAACGTTAAAAATAATTTTTTTGAGGAGACACAGATGAAAACTTTTGCTAAATATTTTGCGCTGTCGGTACTTGCTGCGGCAACCACCTCCGTCATGGCAGCCGATGAAGTCATTGTAACCGATGAAGGTGTGGCTGAATTCTCTTTCTTTAAACCAGCATCTGTTCGTGCTGAGATCGGTACGACTGGTTATGGGGGTGCAATCTCATGGAGTGCGAATCCCTATGTAGGTGTAACCTTAGGTTATAACGGTGGTGAGATTTCCTGGTCAGATGATTTATCAGTTAATGGCACAACATATGACTTGGATATGGATAACAATCTTACATATTTAAATGCTGAAATCCGTCCATGGGCGAACTGGTTCTATATGGCTGCTGGCGTGGCTTATATTGATAATGAGTATGGCCTACGTGGACGTCCTGGTACGGATGGTGAAATCAGAATCGATGGTTCAACATTTGGTGCAGATGTAGGGGATGTGGTAGGTAATTTATCTTATAAAAACAATATAGCACCTTATATCGGCATTGGGTTCTCCCCAGCAATTACCAACCGTTGGGGAGTATTTGGTGAAATTGGTGCATATTATAACGGTAACCCTACTGTAGATTTATATAATACAGGCAGTCAGGATGCAGTAAGTGTAAATGGTCGTCCAATTACAGATGCGATTGATGAAGAGAGAGATAAAATTCGTAATGATAATAAATATGAATGGTTACCAGTAGCGAAGCTAGGCGTTAGCTTCCGCTTCTAATCCTATATTCATAAAAAAACGAGCTCCGGCTCGTTTTTGTTATTTCTATTAATAAATCATTAGCTTAATTTATGTATCTAATTTTACTTTAATAAATCAAGTTATAAATTTGAAAGGTTCTTAATATGCAGATATTAAAGCTATGCTTTCCATGCAAAGACAGCAGTGTATTATTAGGAAAATCATGTATGTTATTGAATAATAAATTATTTTATAATTTTCCGATGTTTGATTTTTTAATATATTTACTTGAACTAGATATAAAAAAGAGGCTCAAAAGCCTCTTTTCATCTATTTATACTTGATGGATTAGTCATCCGGATAAGCCACTTTTTTAAGGGCTCTAATGTCTGCATCTGGAGAGCAAAGCGAGATAAATTCGTAACCATAACCGCGTAATAAATGGCCTTTACGTACCGCAATCCACGTCGTATTTACGCCAAAAATATCAGTTTTAATCTGTTTTAAGCGATAGTCACGTTCTGGATCGTATGCCACATCATTGACAATACCGACACCCATATTCAGTTCCACATAGGTTTTGATTACATCAGCATCCAGTGCAGACATCACGATATCAACATCGAAACCAGCTTCCTCAAAGGCAGTATCAATTTTTGAACGGCCTGTGAAACCACCGTGATAGGTAATGATTGGATAATTGGCCAGATCTTCGATACGGATATTATCTTTCTTGGTCAGCGGGTGATTCTGAGGCGTAATAATACTGTGTTGCCAGTTATAGTACGGTACGCTCGCCAAGTTATCTTCAGTGGTTAATGCTTCAGTCGCAATTCCAATATCCGCTTCACCTTGAAGCAGCATTTGTGTAATTTCAACAGGGCTTGCCTGTTGCAGAATCAGGTGAACTTTAGGGAATTCTTTTTTGAACTGGTTCACGATTGGTGGTAATACATAACGTGCCTGAGTATGCGTCGTTGCAATGGTTAATGTCCCTTCATCAACCTTGTTAAAGTCATCTGCCAGACGTTTGATATTGTCTGCATCAACTAACATGCGTTCTACAATGCCGAGCAGTGCCTGACCAGGTTCAGTTAGACCCAATAAACGCTTACCCTTACGGATGAACAGCTGTACACCCAGTTCATCTTCCAGGTCTTTAATATGCTTACTCACACCCGATTGTGAGGTATAAAGCGCTGCAGACGCTTCAGTTAAATTAAAGTTTTGCCGAACAGTTTCTCGAATAATTCTTAATTGTTGGAAATTCATAATTCTATATACCCTATAAGCGGATGGGGCTGAATTTGGCCCCATCTGAATGTGTCTTAAGCGACCTGATTTGCAAATAAATGCAGGTTAAGCGGGCTTAACCATACGGTCTGATTCGGTCGGAATTGATGCGCACGAGCTTCTTCCGGTGTTAATGAAATTTCAATCAGGTTACCCTGACGGTCATTCAGTTCCGCAACAACTTTGCCGGCGATCCATAATTCACGAATAAAGGTGGCTTGAATTGCATTGTCCTGTGGTTGCGCTGAGATACGCAGTTCATCAGGGCGAGCGAAGACAATCACGTCACCTTGTGGATGCTGTTGTGCTGCATCAAATTGAATGCGATCTTCACCCAGCTGAATGATGCCGCCATTATTCTGACCTTCGAAACGGTTGGCTTGACCGAGGAAGTCGAATACGAATGGGGTTTTTGGTGTTTCATATACTTCA encodes:
- the dapD gene encoding 2,3,4,5-tetrahydropyridine-2,6-dicarboxylate N-succinyltransferase produces the protein MSQLSTIIEQAFEDRANFTAADCPAEVRQAVEEVIAGLDNGSLRVAEKIDGEWVVHQWIKKAVLLSFKLNDNKPMEACDLRFYDKVDTKFGDWTEEQFKAAGVRVVPPAVARKGSFQAKNVVLMPSYVNIGAYVDEGTMVDTWATVGSCAQIGKNVHLSGGVGIGGVLEPLQANPTIIEDNCFIGARSEIVEGVIVEEGSVISMGVFIGQSTKIYDRETGEIHYGRVPAGSVVVSGSLPSKCGKYSLYAAVIVKKVDAKTRAKTSLNDLLRED
- the carO gene encoding ornithine uptake porin CarO; the protein is MKTFAKYFALSVLAAATTSVMAADEVIVTDEGVAEFSFFKPASVRAEIGTTGYGGAISWSANPYVGVTLGYNGGEISWSDDLSVNGTTYDLDMDNNLTYLNAEIRPWANWFYMAAGVAYIDNEYGLRGRPGTDGEIRIDGSTFGADVGDVVGNLSYKNNIAPYIGIGFSPAITNRWGVFGEIGAYYNGNPTVDLYNTGSQDAVSVNGRPITDAIDEERDKIRNDNKYEWLPVAKLGVSFRF
- a CDS encoding CysB family HTH-type transcriptional regulator; the protein is MNFQQLRIIRETVRQNFNLTEASAALYTSQSGVSKHIKDLEDELGVQLFIRKGKRLLGLTEPGQALLGIVERMLVDADNIKRLADDFNKVDEGTLTIATTHTQARYVLPPIVNQFKKEFPKVHLILQQASPVEITQMLLQGEADIGIATEALTTEDNLASVPYYNWQHSIITPQNHPLTKKDNIRIEDLANYPIITYHGGFTGRSKIDTAFEEAGFDVDIVMSALDADVIKTYVELNMGVGIVNDVAYDPERDYRLKQIKTDIFGVNTTWIAVRKGHLLRGYGYEFISLCSPDADIRALKKVAYPDD